In Aquarana catesbeiana isolate 2022-GZ unplaced genomic scaffold, ASM4218655v1 unanchor238, whole genome shotgun sequence, the following are encoded in one genomic region:
- the LOC141122081 gene encoding gastrula zinc finger protein XlCGF66.1-like: MMGPMRMEEDRSHMIEKILNFTLEIIYLLTGERFPLVKSGDHMTITVPPCDSLKPERHNMQKILEVTKKMMELLTGEVPIRCQDVTVYFSMEEWEYLEGHKDLYKDVIMDNQPPLTSPDGSSNGNPPERCPRPLYSRDSTQEDHTIPHCYKSGDPIDIEFEVKSEEEERYVRDDQQSMEEDGITGTFIEEDTPTEISTVDGREMRKTSEDCLTLSPDCKVEDEDITQYSPGENPTTSNAHPAPHSVDGPSYSSYPEEPQTVRDGAVLPTEKSFSCTECGKCFPSKSKLNVHRISHTGEKPYSCPECGKCFSLRSSLYRHQRTHMAEKPLSCSECGKCCSEKSNLYNHHRLHTGEKPYFCYECGKCFVQKSTLVKHQRSHTGAKPYSCPECGKCFSDKSNFYNHQRSHTGEKPYSCSECGKYFLKKSTLYTHERSHTGEKPYSCSECGKCFSQKSNLYKHQRTHTGRSRIPVLSSGNVFQ; encoded by the exons atgatgggaccaatgaggatggaggaggaccggagtcacatgattgagaagatactaaacttcaccctggagatcatctacctgctgaccggagag agatttcctcttgtgaagtcaggtgatcatatgaccatcacagtgcctccatgtgactccctgaaacctgagagacacaacatgcagaagattctagaagtcaccaagaagatgatggagctgctgacaggagag gttcctataaggtgtcaggatgtcactgtctatttctccatggaggagtgggagtatttagaaggacacaaggatctctacaaggacgtcataatggacaatcagccgcccctcacatcaccgg atggatccagtaatgggaacccaccagagagatgtccccgtcctctgtattcccgggattccacacaggaagatcacaccatccctcactgttacaag agtggagatccaatcgatatagaatttgaggttaaatcagaagaagaagagaggtatgtgagggatgatcagcagtctatggaggaggatggaataacggggacatttatagaggaggacactcctacagagatcagcacag tagatggacgggagatgaggaaaacctcagaggattgtctcactttgtctccagactgtaaagtagaagatgaggacatcacacagtatagtccaggagaaaacccgactacctcaaatgcccatccggcaccacacagtgtagatggaccatcgtattcctcttatcctgaggaacctcagactgtgagggacggtgccgtccttccaacagagaagagcttttcctgtactgagtgcgggaagtgtttcccttcTAAATCCAAACTTAATGTGCATAGAatatctcacacaggagagaagccgtattcctgtcctgagtgcgggaaatgtttttcattgaggtccagtctttacagacaccagagaactcacatggcggagaagccactttcctgttctgagtgcgggaaatgttgttcagagaagtccaatctttacaatcatcacagattgcacacgggggagaagccatatttctgttatgagtgtgggaaatgttttgtgcaAAAATCAACTCTtgtcaaacatcagagatctcacacaggggcaAAGCCGtactcctgtcctgagtgtgggaaatgtttttcagataagtccaatttTTATaatcatcagagatctcacactggagagaagccgtactcctgttctgagtgcgggaaatattttttaAAGAAGTCAACTCTTTACACAcatgagagatctcacacgggggagaagccgtattcctgttctgagtgcgggaaatgtttttcacagaagtccaatctttacaaacatcagagaactcacacagggagaagccgtattcctgtcctgagttcaggaaatgtttttcagtga